Proteins from a single region of Sporosarcina sp. P33:
- the ligA gene encoding NAD-dependent DNA ligase LigA yields MDDVLELEKRVAELHKILREYGHAYYDLDAPIVPDSEYDEKMQELLAIEEAHPDLIYPDSPTQRVGGAPLEVFSKVVHRHPMLSLANAFNEEDLRDFDRRVKEAAGSAVYVCELKIDGLAVSLQYEEGRLVQGATRGDGAVGEDITANLKTIRTVPLKLNEPLTIEVRGEAYMPKQSFVTLNEDRDEAGEVPFANPRNAAAGSLRQLDSQVAASRNLAVFIYAVGGDAEVYGLDSHSEALNKVDELGLTTNKERKRCATIEEVLEYVEYWTKNRQSLDYEIDGIVIKVDNFESQEQLGYTAKSPKWAIAYKFPAEEVQTKLLDIELSVGRTGVVTPTAILEPVRVAGTTVGRASLHNEDLIREKDIRIGDHVVLRKAGDIIPEVVMPLIEQRTGEEEPFHMPEACPECDSELVRIEGEVALRCVNPKCPAQMKEALIHFVSRRAMNIDGVGEKLVEQLYEADLVQDVSDLYTLTKEELLGLERIGEKSATNILAAIDTSKENSLEKLLFGLGIRHVGEKVARILAEEYRTLEALEQATDEDLVNIFEIGAIVADAVTTYFSTEEVQDVMNKLRSYGVNTVYKGAAREELPTTGPFAGKTIVLTGKLTALTRGEAKEQIESLGGTVSGSVSKKTDLVIAGEDAGSKLTKAKELEIEIWDEQAMLEALGVDTNEKND; encoded by the coding sequence ATGGATGATGTTCTGGAACTGGAGAAGCGAGTGGCAGAACTCCATAAAATTCTGCGTGAATACGGACATGCCTACTATGATTTGGATGCCCCGATCGTTCCCGATTCAGAATATGATGAAAAAATGCAGGAGCTTCTGGCTATAGAAGAAGCACATCCTGATCTAATATATCCTGACTCTCCGACACAGCGCGTGGGCGGGGCGCCGCTTGAGGTATTTAGTAAAGTCGTTCATCGTCACCCTATGCTTAGCCTGGCGAATGCATTTAACGAAGAAGATTTGCGGGACTTTGACAGACGGGTGAAAGAAGCAGCTGGCAGCGCGGTATATGTATGTGAATTAAAAATCGACGGACTTGCCGTTTCTTTGCAGTACGAAGAAGGCCGGCTAGTGCAGGGGGCCACACGTGGGGACGGTGCAGTTGGTGAAGATATTACTGCGAACTTGAAAACCATTCGAACGGTGCCGCTGAAACTGAACGAACCGCTGACAATTGAAGTGCGCGGAGAAGCTTATATGCCGAAACAGTCATTTGTTACGCTCAACGAAGACCGGGATGAAGCAGGTGAAGTGCCGTTCGCGAACCCTCGGAACGCGGCCGCGGGTTCACTCCGGCAGCTCGATTCCCAAGTTGCTGCGAGCCGCAATCTTGCCGTGTTCATTTATGCTGTTGGCGGAGATGCGGAAGTATATGGGCTGGACAGTCATTCTGAAGCACTCAACAAAGTGGATGAACTGGGTCTGACGACAAATAAAGAGCGCAAGCGCTGTGCAACCATTGAAGAAGTGCTGGAGTACGTGGAATACTGGACAAAAAACAGACAGTCCCTCGATTATGAAATCGATGGGATCGTCATTAAAGTAGATAATTTCGAGTCACAGGAACAGCTCGGCTATACAGCGAAAAGCCCTAAGTGGGCGATTGCCTATAAGTTCCCGGCAGAGGAAGTGCAGACTAAACTGCTTGATATCGAGTTAAGTGTAGGGCGAACAGGAGTCGTCACACCGACTGCGATTCTTGAGCCGGTGCGCGTTGCGGGTACGACAGTTGGACGGGCATCTTTGCATAATGAGGATTTAATACGGGAAAAGGATATACGAATCGGCGATCATGTCGTACTGCGAAAAGCGGGTGACATTATTCCTGAAGTTGTGATGCCGCTGATAGAGCAGCGGACGGGTGAAGAAGAACCTTTCCATATGCCGGAAGCTTGTCCTGAATGCGATTCGGAGCTCGTACGGATCGAGGGAGAAGTGGCATTGCGTTGTGTGAATCCCAAATGTCCTGCTCAAATGAAGGAAGCGCTGATTCACTTTGTTTCCAGAAGAGCGATGAATATTGACGGAGTCGGCGAAAAACTTGTCGAACAATTGTATGAAGCTGATCTTGTACAAGATGTATCTGATCTGTATACATTGACTAAAGAAGAACTGCTGGGGCTGGAACGAATTGGCGAGAAATCCGCAACCAATATTTTAGCCGCTATTGATACATCCAAAGAGAATTCACTGGAAAAACTCCTGTTCGGACTGGGAATCCGTCATGTGGGCGAAAAAGTTGCAAGAATCCTTGCAGAAGAATATCGGACACTTGAAGCACTGGAACAAGCAACCGATGAAGATCTTGTAAACATTTTTGAAATCGGTGCAATCGTAGCAGATGCGGTCACGACCTATTTCAGCACGGAAGAAGTGCAGGACGTCATGAACAAACTCCGCTCATACGGGGTGAATACTGTCTATAAAGGTGCTGCCCGGGAGGAGTTACCGACTACTGGGCCGTTTGCAGGCAAGACAATTGTACTGACAGGGAAGCTCACTGCGTTAACTCGCGGAGAAGCGAAAGAACAGATAGAATCGCTTGGCGGAACAGTCAGCGGCAGTGTCAGCAAGAAAACAGATCTGGTTATTGCCGGTGAGGATGCAGGCTCGAAGCTGACGAAAGCCAAAGAATTAGAGATTGAAATTTGGGATGAACAAGCCATGCTTGAAGCCCTTGGAGTGGATACGAATGAGAAGAACGACTAA
- the pcrA gene encoding DNA helicase PcrA codes for MNKLSEDLLKGMNPEQARAVKTTEGPLLIMAGAGSGKTRVLTHRIAYLVVEKQVYPSNILALTFTNKAAREMRDRIDGLLGAGSGERMWVSTFHSMCVRILRREVDRIGLSKNFTILDSADQLTAMKRVLKELNLDPKQNDPRAMLGIISNAKNECIDAAEFRKNANPQNPHERTVADIYERYTKKLRQNQSMDFDDLIMMTIVLFERVPEVLEFYQNKFQYIHVDEYQDTNNAQYRLVKMLASKFRNICVVGDSDQSIYRWRGADIGNILSFEKDYKEANVILLEQNYRSTKRILQAANEVITNNKSRYDKKLRTENPEGELISIYKARDEKDESQFVVQQIIELKEELGLTLDQFAILYRTNAQSRLIEEYLLKSNLDYTIVGGTKFYDRKEIKDLLAYLRLIANNDDDLAFARIINEPKRSIGATSFERMATFALQNDRSIFDSLQEVDFMGLPKKALTEAVKFRELIDGFSQMQEFLSVTELVKEVIEKSGYRDMLENEKSIEAESRLENIEEFLSVTEAFEKRAEEEDEEPTLIAFLTDLALVADIDALDNEENSSAEKIVLMTMHAAKGLEFPVVFVIGMEENIFPHIRALADPEEMEEERRLAYVAITRAEQRLYLTCAGYRMLFGKSNFNSPSRFLNEISEELTELLADGNGMSVPFAQAPKPKARRPAVKRPAYNESGGEKMQWKPGDKASHKIWGTGTVVSVKGSADDMELDIAFPNPVGIKRLLAKFAPIEKE; via the coding sequence ATGAATAAACTATCAGAGGATTTACTGAAAGGCATGAATCCCGAACAGGCACGTGCCGTTAAGACAACAGAAGGGCCATTGCTCATAATGGCGGGTGCAGGTTCAGGAAAGACCCGTGTATTGACACACCGAATTGCTTACTTAGTAGTGGAAAAACAAGTGTACCCTTCCAATATACTGGCGCTTACTTTTACCAACAAAGCAGCACGTGAGATGCGCGACCGAATCGACGGATTGCTTGGGGCAGGCTCAGGAGAACGTATGTGGGTTTCGACATTTCACTCCATGTGTGTACGGATACTTCGCAGAGAAGTTGACCGTATCGGCTTATCCAAAAACTTTACTATTTTAGACAGTGCCGATCAGCTGACTGCGATGAAACGTGTTTTGAAAGAACTGAACCTTGACCCGAAACAAAATGACCCGCGTGCGATGCTCGGCATCATCAGCAATGCAAAAAACGAATGTATTGACGCGGCGGAATTCCGGAAAAATGCCAACCCTCAAAATCCGCATGAACGGACAGTGGCGGATATTTATGAGCGCTACACGAAAAAACTGCGTCAAAATCAGTCAATGGATTTCGATGATCTGATTATGATGACGATCGTGCTGTTTGAACGCGTTCCGGAAGTACTGGAATTTTATCAAAATAAATTTCAGTATATTCACGTCGATGAATACCAGGATACAAATAATGCGCAGTATCGTCTCGTCAAGATGCTGGCATCGAAGTTCCGTAACATCTGTGTAGTAGGTGACTCCGATCAGTCCATCTACCGCTGGCGTGGAGCGGACATCGGCAATATCCTGTCCTTTGAGAAAGATTACAAAGAAGCGAATGTCATTTTACTGGAGCAGAATTACCGTTCCACGAAGCGGATTTTACAGGCGGCAAATGAAGTCATCACTAATAATAAAAGCCGCTATGACAAGAAATTACGCACAGAAAATCCGGAAGGCGAATTAATTTCTATTTATAAAGCGCGCGATGAAAAAGATGAGTCACAATTCGTCGTTCAGCAAATAATTGAATTAAAAGAAGAACTGGGATTAACGCTCGATCAATTTGCGATACTGTATCGTACCAACGCGCAATCCCGTCTCATTGAAGAATATTTACTGAAATCAAATCTGGATTATACAATTGTTGGCGGCACGAAGTTCTATGACCGAAAAGAGATTAAAGATCTGCTGGCCTATTTACGGCTAATTGCCAATAATGACGATGATCTTGCGTTTGCCCGAATTATCAATGAACCAAAACGCAGCATTGGGGCCACATCATTTGAACGAATGGCAACTTTTGCATTGCAAAATGACCGTTCGATATTCGATTCATTGCAGGAAGTCGATTTCATGGGCTTGCCGAAAAAAGCGCTGACAGAAGCAGTGAAATTCCGTGAACTCATCGACGGATTTTCCCAGATGCAGGAATTTTTATCTGTCACGGAATTGGTAAAAGAAGTTATTGAAAAATCGGGTTACCGCGATATGCTGGAAAATGAAAAATCGATCGAAGCAGAAAGCCGTCTTGAAAATATCGAGGAATTTTTATCGGTGACAGAAGCATTCGAAAAGCGGGCAGAGGAAGAAGACGAAGAGCCTACACTCATTGCATTCCTGACAGATCTTGCACTGGTCGCGGATATTGATGCGCTGGATAATGAAGAGAACTCTTCTGCTGAAAAGATCGTCCTAATGACGATGCACGCAGCTAAAGGTCTTGAATTCCCGGTCGTCTTTGTTATCGGCATGGAAGAAAATATATTCCCGCATATTCGGGCGCTTGCTGATCCGGAAGAAATGGAAGAAGAGCGCAGATTGGCCTATGTTGCAATTACACGTGCGGAACAGCGCCTGTACTTGACTTGCGCAGGCTACCGTATGCTGTTTGGTAAGTCGAACTTCAATTCACCGTCCCGTTTCCTAAATGAAATTTCAGAAGAACTGACAGAACTGCTCGCAGACGGCAACGGTATGAGCGTACCATTTGCTCAAGCGCCAAAACCAAAAGCAAGACGTCCAGCAGTTAAGCGTCCTGCTTATAATGAATCTGGCGGAGAGAAAATGCAGTGGAAACCAGGCGACAAAGCTTCCCATAAGATATGGGGAACCGGCACAGTAGTAAGTGTCAAGGGCAGTGCGGATGATATGGAGCTGGACATTGCCTTTCCGAATCCGGTCGGCATTAAACGGCTGCTGGCTAAATTTGCACCGATTGAAAAAGAATAA
- a CDS encoding heptaprenylglyceryl phosphate synthase: protein MDYKTWRHAFKIDPAKKLSDDDLEAVAESGTDGIIIGGSDGVTLENVLDLLARFRRFSVPLALEVSTVESVTPGFDYYFIPTILNTTDSKWLNGLHHEALREYGHMMNFDEIVTEGYCILNPGCTAAKLTGVNTVPDEEDVQAYARMAEHLFSLPVFYMEYSGKYGDPQLVKAAKELLNNTRLFYGGGIRSAEQAKEMAAIADTVIVGNIIYDDLKAALATVSAVKSVPLSV, encoded by the coding sequence ATGGATTATAAAACATGGCGGCATGCATTTAAAATCGACCCTGCCAAAAAACTGTCGGATGACGACCTGGAGGCAGTAGCGGAATCCGGCACGGACGGAATTATTATTGGCGGATCAGACGGTGTCACATTAGAAAACGTTCTGGATCTGCTTGCGCGTTTTCGCCGTTTTTCTGTCCCTCTTGCTCTTGAAGTATCAACCGTGGAATCTGTCACACCCGGATTTGACTACTACTTTATCCCGACAATTTTAAATACAACTGACTCGAAATGGCTGAATGGCCTGCATCACGAAGCCCTTCGTGAATACGGTCATATGATGAACTTTGATGAAATTGTGACAGAAGGCTATTGCATACTGAATCCCGGCTGCACAGCGGCAAAGCTTACGGGAGTAAACACTGTTCCGGATGAAGAGGATGTACAGGCTTATGCCCGCATGGCAGAACATTTATTTTCACTGCCCGTATTTTATATGGAATACAGCGGAAAATACGGTGATCCGCAGCTTGTAAAGGCAGCGAAAGAATTACTGAACAATACGCGGCTCTTTTATGGCGGCGGAATCCGATCAGCCGAACAAGCAAAAGAAATGGCAGCCATAGCGGACACAGTCATAGTTGGGAATATTATATACGATGATTTGAAAGCCGCGTTAGCGACAGTCAGTGCTGTGAAATCTGTTCCTTTATCTGTGTGA
- a CDS encoding YerC/YecD family TrpR-related protein, with translation MQIDKLRGEQIDQLFKAILELKDVEECYKFFDDICTMSEVQSLAQRLDVAYKLRLKKTYDSIQQETGASTATISRIRRCVDYGSGGYNLMLDRLYPELQNNQTKNK, from the coding sequence ATGCAAATAGACAAACTGCGCGGTGAACAAATAGATCAGCTGTTTAAAGCAATTCTGGAGCTAAAAGATGTGGAAGAGTGCTACAAGTTCTTTGACGACATCTGCACGATGAGTGAAGTCCAGTCACTTGCACAGCGCTTGGACGTCGCCTATAAACTGCGGCTGAAAAAAACGTACGACAGCATCCAGCAAGAAACTGGCGCCAGCACAGCCACCATCTCCCGCATCCGCCGCTGCGTAGACTACGGATCCGGAGGCTACAACCTCATGCTGGACCGCCTCTACCCGGAACTACAAAACAACCAAACAAAAAACAAATAA
- a CDS encoding DUF3048 domain-containing protein has protein sequence MIWNKRKLLLTAAVSLLCLAGCSSKEQESAETQEEVPESKTYSFTGEVRTEAADHRPILATISNHPAARPQSGLADADQIYEFLAEGQITRYAALFQSKVPEQLGPVRSARDYFVHLAQGMDAFYIAHGYSPDAKKLLDAGAVDQVNGMSHDGTLFERSADRRAPHNSYISKQHIEEAFTLANASEKISALPSFSFLNPNESDKIGDIASSVQVSYSADPNYISTYQYDESANRYYRSVKGIETVDKINERRIELANVIVMEMDHQTVDREGRLAIDLQSGGTAMLFHEGIAKTIEWQNKDGFLIPVEQGIPVKLTAGKTWIHIIPSLSGPSSSVTYTP, from the coding sequence TTGATATGGAATAAACGAAAGTTGCTTTTAACTGCTGCAGTCAGTCTGCTGTGTCTTGCAGGCTGTTCATCAAAAGAGCAAGAGTCCGCAGAAACGCAAGAAGAAGTGCCGGAAAGTAAGACATATAGTTTTACAGGTGAGGTCAGAACAGAAGCTGCTGATCACCGGCCGATTTTGGCAACGATCAGTAATCATCCGGCTGCACGCCCGCAGTCAGGTTTGGCTGATGCCGATCAAATCTATGAATTTTTGGCAGAAGGGCAAATCACACGCTACGCGGCATTATTCCAAAGCAAAGTACCCGAACAATTGGGTCCGGTTCGCAGCGCCCGGGATTACTTTGTACATCTTGCACAAGGAATGGATGCGTTTTATATCGCCCATGGATATAGTCCGGATGCGAAAAAATTGCTGGATGCCGGGGCCGTTGACCAAGTGAACGGTATGAGTCATGACGGAACTCTATTTGAACGGTCAGCTGATCGCAGAGCACCTCATAACTCCTATATTTCAAAACAGCATATCGAAGAGGCGTTTACACTTGCGAATGCTTCTGAAAAGATCTCCGCTCTGCCGTCCTTTTCTTTCCTTAATCCCAACGAAAGTGATAAAATAGGGGATATCGCATCATCAGTTCAAGTATCGTACAGTGCAGATCCGAATTATATCAGTACGTATCAGTATGATGAGTCGGCGAATCGCTATTATCGGTCTGTCAAAGGAATCGAGACAGTCGATAAGATAAACGAGCGGCGTATAGAACTGGCGAATGTAATTGTGATGGAAATGGATCATCAAACAGTGGATCGGGAAGGGCGGCTCGCAATTGATTTACAATCAGGCGGCACTGCCATGCTGTTTCATGAAGGGATCGCTAAAACGATTGAATGGCAAAATAAAGATGGATTTTTGATACCGGTGGAACAGGGCATACCAGTGAAATTAACAGCGGGTAAAACTTGGATCCACATCATACCGTCATTATCTGGTCCTTCTTCTTCCGTCACCTATACTCCGTAA
- a CDS encoding adenine deaminase C-terminal domain-containing protein → MVLSMWKSDEIQSQLAIIDGKKAPDIVIENATYLHSIFKKWMQGHIWIQGDRIVYVGDRMPAMLEGTERVDATGKKIVPGYIEPHVHPSQLYNPETFADYASRRGTTTFLSDNLTLFSVLDQQTAFTFIDQLNELPFSFYWWARVDSQTLLQNEKELFNPDSIAKWMERPDVLMTGELTGWPRLLRGDQNIMQSLIESKRLRKKIEGHFPGASERTLARMKLLGADGDHEAMTVEEVERRLQQGYAVTLRYSSIRPDLPDLLKGIVEKEWDVFDHLMMTTDGSTPAFYREGVMDQCIQVALDAGVSPIDAYQMASYNVARYYDITDLHSVIATGRYATVNFLEDEHNPVPTDVLSKGRWVLRDGQTSNVFQAVDWDAMPVFKLHYELTERDFTFSSSTGIQMVNDVITKAYESELDLSNPTIPSGDECYLMLLDKHGKWRINTMLKGFADNLQGFASSYSNTGDVLLIGQDWREMKRAFDEIKKIGGGMVLAENGAIIETLPLAVSGRMSDQPMEMIIEEELAMKKALEERGYAHGDAVYTLLFLQSVHLPYVRITPVGVFQVLKNERLIPNTER, encoded by the coding sequence ATGGTGTTAAGCATGTGGAAGAGCGATGAAATACAGTCACAGCTGGCGATTATTGACGGGAAGAAAGCACCCGATATTGTAATTGAAAATGCTACCTACCTGCACTCTATATTTAAAAAATGGATGCAGGGACATATCTGGATTCAGGGTGACCGGATTGTGTACGTCGGGGATCGTATGCCTGCGATGCTCGAAGGAACAGAGCGTGTCGATGCAACGGGCAAGAAAATAGTGCCCGGCTATATTGAGCCGCATGTACATCCCTCCCAGCTGTATAACCCGGAAACATTTGCCGATTATGCGTCACGCCGGGGGACAACTACTTTTCTATCGGATAATCTCACTTTATTTTCGGTGTTGGATCAGCAAACAGCTTTTACATTTATCGATCAATTGAATGAATTGCCTTTCTCATTTTATTGGTGGGCACGTGTCGACTCTCAAACCCTTTTGCAAAATGAAAAGGAACTGTTTAATCCTGACAGCATCGCGAAATGGATGGAGCGGCCTGACGTGCTGATGACGGGGGAGCTGACCGGGTGGCCGAGGCTGTTGCGGGGCGATCAGAATATCATGCAGTCTTTGATTGAATCTAAGCGGCTTCGCAAGAAAATAGAGGGACACTTCCCAGGTGCTTCAGAACGTACACTTGCGCGGATGAAACTGCTAGGGGCAGACGGTGATCATGAAGCAATGACAGTGGAGGAAGTGGAACGCCGCTTGCAGCAAGGCTATGCTGTTACTTTGCGCTATTCCTCCATCCGCCCCGACCTGCCGGATTTATTGAAAGGCATCGTGGAGAAGGAATGGGATGTATTTGATCATCTGATGATGACAACGGACGGATCGACTCCTGCATTCTACCGGGAGGGTGTGATGGATCAGTGTATTCAAGTTGCTCTTGATGCGGGTGTATCGCCGATCGATGCCTATCAGATGGCTTCCTATAATGTAGCAAGGTACTATGATATTACAGATTTGCATAGTGTAATAGCAACAGGAAGGTATGCGACAGTAAACTTCTTAGAAGATGAACATAATCCTGTGCCAACAGACGTATTATCAAAAGGCCGTTGGGTATTGCGGGACGGCCAGACATCAAATGTCTTTCAAGCGGTGGATTGGGATGCAATGCCTGTTTTTAAACTGCATTACGAATTGACGGAAAGAGACTTCACATTTTCGTCTTCGACAGGAATTCAAATGGTCAATGATGTAATTACGAAAGCGTATGAAAGTGAACTGGATCTCTCTAATCCGACTATTCCATCAGGCGATGAGTGCTATTTGATGCTTCTTGACAAACACGGGAAGTGGCGGATCAACACGATGCTGAAGGGCTTTGCGGATAATCTGCAAGGTTTTGCGTCTTCCTATTCAAATACAGGTGACGTATTATTGATTGGTCAAGATTGGCGAGAAATGAAGAGAGCCTTCGATGAAATCAAGAAAATTGGCGGAGGTATGGTGCTGGCTGAAAATGGAGCGATTATAGAAACGTTGCCGCTTGCTGTTTCAGGCAGGATGTCCGATCAGCCGATGGAAATGATCATAGAAGAAGAACTTGCTATGAAAAAGGCATTGGAAGAACGTGGATACGCCCATGGAGATGCAGTATATACACTATTATTTCTTCAGTCAGTTCACTTGCCTTATGTGCGGATTACGCCGGTTGGTGTCTTTCAAGTATTGAAAAATGAGCGCTTAATTCCTAATACAGAAAGGTAG
- the purD gene encoding phosphoribosylamine--glycine ligase, which produces MKVLVIGSGGREHAIAKQFSQAPSVTEVFVAPGNDGMQQDATCVPIAATDFEALANFAIDKQVTLTFVGPEQPLAEGIADYFLDKGLTVFGPTQAAARIEGSKSFAKEIMDKYDIPTAAYGTFTDAEEAKAFIREQGAPIVVKADGLAAGKGVIVAMELQEALDAVDDMIGNQKFGESSSRVVVEEFLDGEEFSYMSFVHDGQIYPMVIAQDHKRAYDGDRGPNTGGMGAYSPVPQISDEIVQEAYDRVVVPTVHAMAEEGIPFTGILYAGLILTEQGPKVIEFNARFGDPETQVVLPRMKSDFGKFMEALMAGEPFELEWYKEAMLGVVIASEGYPGDVVNGHALPDLNVLTEQGLDVFHAGTKQADGHFVGNGGRVLLVAAKADTLKEAQEKVYTGLAEQRWDGFFHRTDIGWRTFE; this is translated from the coding sequence ATGAAAGTTCTTGTAATAGGTAGTGGCGGCCGTGAACATGCGATTGCTAAACAGTTCAGCCAGGCACCTTCTGTAACGGAAGTCTTTGTAGCGCCAGGAAATGACGGGATGCAGCAGGATGCAACATGCGTGCCGATTGCTGCGACGGACTTTGAAGCATTGGCAAATTTTGCGATCGACAAGCAAGTTACGTTAACATTCGTCGGGCCTGAACAGCCGTTAGCAGAAGGAATCGCTGATTATTTCCTGGATAAAGGACTGACGGTATTTGGTCCGACCCAGGCAGCAGCGCGTATTGAAGGCAGTAAGTCATTTGCCAAGGAAATCATGGACAAGTATGATATTCCGACAGCTGCATATGGAACATTTACGGACGCTGAAGAAGCCAAGGCGTTCATTCGGGAGCAAGGTGCGCCAATTGTTGTTAAAGCAGATGGTTTAGCTGCCGGAAAAGGCGTGATTGTGGCGATGGAACTGCAGGAAGCATTGGATGCGGTCGACGATATGATCGGCAATCAAAAATTCGGTGAATCTTCATCACGCGTAGTGGTAGAAGAGTTCCTGGATGGCGAAGAATTTTCCTATATGTCATTTGTTCATGACGGTCAAATCTATCCAATGGTGATCGCGCAGGACCATAAGCGTGCTTATGACGGAGACAGGGGGCCAAATACGGGAGGCATGGGGGCCTATTCCCCCGTTCCGCAAATTTCTGATGAAATCGTTCAAGAAGCTTATGACCGCGTAGTTGTACCTACCGTCCATGCAATGGCTGAAGAAGGTATTCCTTTCACAGGCATACTATATGCTGGTTTGATATTGACTGAGCAGGGTCCGAAAGTCATTGAATTCAATGCACGCTTTGGCGATCCCGAAACACAGGTCGTTTTACCGCGCATGAAGTCGGATTTCGGAAAGTTCATGGAAGCACTGATGGCGGGAGAGCCATTTGAACTGGAATGGTATAAAGAAGCGATGCTGGGTGTCGTCATTGCATCAGAAGGATATCCGGGCGATGTAGTAAACGGCCATGCACTTCCCGACTTGAACGTACTGACTGAACAAGGTCTCGACGTATTCCACGCTGGAACGAAACAGGCGGATGGCCATTTCGTCGGAAACGGCGGACGTGTGCTTCTCGTCGCAGCGAAAGCAGATACATTAAAAGAAGCGCAAGAAAAAGTTTATACAGGTCTTGCCGAACAGCGATGGGATGGTTTCTTCCACCGCACTGATATCGGATGGCGCACATTTGAATAA
- the purH gene encoding bifunctional phosphoribosylaminoimidazolecarboxamide formyltransferase/IMP cyclohydrolase translates to MKKRALLSVSDKSGILEFAKELEQLGYELLSTGGTMKHLKDNGVAVTAVDEITGFPEIMEGRVKTLNPMIHGGLLAKQDDPGHQAQMEEHGIQPIDVVCVNLYPFKETISKPDVSAEDAIENIDIGGPAMLRASAKNHAYVTVIVDAADYEAVLNELKADGQTTLETRRRLAAKVFRHTAAYDALISGYLTELAGEQFPEQVTYTYELKQPLRYGENPHQQAAFYSRPLGSDFSIAYAEQLHGKELSYNNIQDANAAIQIVKEFTEPAAVAVKHMNPCGVGTGSTIAEAFKKAYEADSTSIFGGIIALNKEVDQETALQLADIFLEIIIAPSFTEEALETLTKKKNIRLLTISFEQQKQDKWNTVSVEGGLLMQQPDTYGFEEADIKVATDREPTEAEWNAMKLGWAVVKHVKSNAIVVTDEQMTIGVGAGQMNRVGAANIALTQAGERAKGAALASDAFFPMDDTVEAAAKAGITAIIQPGGSVKDADSIKKANEYGITMVFTGVRHFKH, encoded by the coding sequence TTGAAAAAGCGCGCACTTTTGAGCGTATCGGATAAAAGCGGAATACTGGAATTTGCAAAAGAACTTGAACAGCTAGGCTATGAATTATTGTCTACAGGCGGCACGATGAAGCATTTGAAAGACAATGGCGTTGCGGTAACAGCAGTGGATGAAATTACCGGTTTCCCTGAAATTATGGAAGGCCGCGTCAAGACGTTGAATCCGATGATTCACGGCGGATTGCTTGCGAAACAAGATGATCCTGGGCATCAGGCACAAATGGAAGAGCACGGTATCCAGCCAATTGATGTAGTTTGCGTCAACCTCTATCCATTTAAAGAAACTATCTCAAAGCCGGATGTATCGGCAGAAGATGCCATTGAAAATATTGATATCGGCGGCCCGGCGATGCTTCGTGCTTCGGCAAAGAACCATGCCTATGTCACAGTGATTGTGGATGCAGCAGACTATGAAGCAGTACTGAATGAATTAAAAGCAGATGGTCAGACAACGCTTGAAACACGCCGCCGTCTCGCCGCTAAAGTTTTCCGCCATACAGCAGCTTATGATGCATTAATTTCAGGTTATCTGACAGAGCTGGCAGGCGAGCAATTCCCTGAGCAAGTAACATATACATACGAGTTGAAGCAGCCATTGCGTTACGGAGAAAATCCCCATCAGCAGGCAGCATTTTACAGCCGTCCGCTTGGATCTGATTTCTCCATCGCTTACGCGGAACAGCTTCATGGAAAAGAACTTTCTTATAATAATATTCAGGACGCTAATGCAGCTATTCAAATCGTCAAGGAATTTACTGAGCCTGCAGCAGTTGCAGTTAAGCATATGAATCCATGCGGAGTAGGCACAGGCAGCACGATTGCAGAAGCATTCAAAAAAGCTTACGAAGCAGACTCCACGTCTATTTTTGGCGGCATTATTGCATTGAATAAAGAAGTTGACCAGGAAACGGCGCTGCAGCTTGCAGACATTTTCCTTGAGATCATCATTGCACCTTCATTTACGGAGGAAGCACTTGAGACATTGACGAAGAAGAAAAATATCCGTCTGCTGACGATTTCATTTGAACAGCAAAAACAAGACAAATGGAATACGGTGTCAGTAGAAGGCGGATTGCTGATGCAGCAGCCTGACACATACGGTTTTGAAGAAGCAGACATTAAAGTGGCAACAGACCGTGAGCCGACCGAAGCAGAATGGAATGCGATGAAACTTGGATGGGCAGTCGTCAAGCATGTTAAATCCAATGCGATTGTTGTGACAGATGAGCAAATGACGATCGGTGTAGGTGCCGGACAGATGAATCGTGTAGGTGCAGCGAATATTGCACTGACACAAGCGGGGGAACGCGCAAAAGGAGCTGCACTTGCTTCTGATGCATTCTTCCCGATGGATGATACGGTCGAAGCAGCGGCAAAAGCGGGTATTACAGCAATTATTCAGCCCGGCGGTTCTGTGAAAGATGCAGATTCCATTAAAAAAGCAAATGAATACGGTATTACGATGGTATTCACAGGTGTACGTCATTTTAAACACTAA